The Thunnus thynnus chromosome 1, fThuThy2.1, whole genome shotgun sequence nucleotide sequence AGCAGCCTCCAGAATAACCATAAACTTGAATCAACAACTCTCTAAATCAGTATCAACAAAACCTGCACATTATAACTTTCATCCAGGGCCGCAATGTCGAATAATCTGACAACTATTTTCTActattctatttatttaattgtttagtctataaaaaaaccctaaattttaccataaagactggaaacaggggaacACAGCTCTCCTGGTTGTGTCCAACAGTAACAAAATCAGCCAACCAGCTataaagttcactaattaacactttatatctcatttgtttgatCTGTATAGAAAGTGAATTGTacaaacaacaatttgtggttttgttggTTATGCATCTTACTATTTATTGGCCGGTCATAGCCACTTCCTGTCGTTGCCGTttggttgccaggcaaccaggaGGAGgatccaggaagtcactgcacccggCAAAGAAATAGATCTGCAGATAGAGCCAGGCTTGTTGTTTCCCTCTgttcccagtctttatgctaagctaagcagctgctttctgtagcttcatattgaaTGGGCAGCTGAAAGTGGCATCAATCTTATCATccaactcttggcaagaaagtgaataagggtatttcctaaaatgccaaactattccttttTAAACGTCTATTTTGCCATGCTCTGTGCTGTTGCTGGGTGTTGATGGCAGCCGTATCCAGGCCAGGTTGgttgattttcattttcttttgaaagGTGTACTTATCAGGGTTTCCACACAGTCTGATAACGCTGCAGCCACTGATAAACAAACTTTCTAATATCgatataatattcataacatCCGTTCCCCTGCAGAATGCCAGGACTAAACAAAGAAACTGACACATccaattaagttttttttttttttcattttattctgaCCTTTCTGAGCTTAATTAATTATTGCTGTTAGATTATCTTCCTACCTTGCACAGTGTTTTACTATTATAGCTTTCTAAGTGCCAGGGTGTGAGTGAATaatacagtgtgtatatataatataaaactcAACTTTATCTTCCAGTGAACTGATTAAGAATCTCCCAACAATCTCATTGTTTTACAGTCCATTTGTAAGCACTCAGTGGTTTAATGACCTGTTAGCTTCAAGagattttattttcagattctGATCTGTTGGGTCTTTTTATGCTTTAATGGTAAAAATGATAACATTTCTTCAATCTTGGTTCTCAGTAATAATATTAACCcacagggcaaaaaaaaaattctctgacTCAAGCTTCTCAGAagtaaacattttctgtttgtttagtcttctatgacagttaattaaatatcttttggttgtggactgttgttcagGACAAACCAGACATCTGCAGACGTCTCCCCAGGCTtttggaaaacagtgattgacatttttcaccattttctgacattttatggaccaaacaactaatcaattaattgagaaaataatcaacagattatttgataatgaaaataactgttagttgcagcactaattCCCTTAATCCCTGTTGCCTTTTTAATATTCTCTTGAATGACACATTGACAGATAACAAAAGCAGTTTAATCtttctagggctgcaacaaactttctttcattataaaatattttattgattttcttttatactataaaatgtcagaaaatgccCATCACACTTTTCTATAGCCCAAGATGATGTTTTCAAATTGCTTTTGTTTATCCGACAAAAACTCCAAAACCCCAAAGACAAAGTATTCACGATTCAATCATTTATTGCCACATCAACCTTACAGCAAAGCAGAGAgacaagcagcaaatcctcacaattgagaagctgaaaccacagaatatttgacatttttgccgAAATGatgttaacaatgaatcaataatcaGAATAATTTACAGTCAATCAACTAACTGTTTCATTTCTAATTTCTAACACTCAATAAAACTTTCTCTCACAGATTTACAATGTGGGAAAGAAGGCCAGACATTTATAGTGTGTTTTTGACACAACGACTACCTCCACTAACATCACAAATTAATCCAATtttatgaaggaaaaaaaacccattaacaTTCAGGAAAAACAAGCAGAGTGTCACTCATATTTCATGACAGTATTTGTTGTTCTTTGGTTATCATCTACTAACCAAATCACATGAGATATGCCAGGATATGGTTGGCTCACCACCTTTGCTAAATAATTTCCTGGGGGAACCCCTGGCAGCTTTTGTAAGGGTTGAATTGAACCACTGATACGGTTAGTGTCACGGTAACATGACATGTCATTCACCTGAAGTGGGATTGATAAGGAATGATCAAAGCAGTATTAAACTGAGTATTGATTAAGCTTTGAATCCTTCTGCTTCTGTAAGCCTCTGTTACAGAAGCACAGCAGATTCTCAtgctggagggaaaaaaaagctgatttttacaCCAAAGTAGTTTGACCTAGTAAAGATATTTCACAGGTGTTGCGGCTTGtacaattaataaaacaaaacagaattgaGAACTGGTTCATTGAAAAACTGGGGCAGCAGTGCAGTGCTCTAATAATCCTTACTTAACTACTTTCACTTCTGTTCACTTATTACATGCACAGTGTAAAGTAAATACCTCAGGGCAGATCTGTTCTCTAATTATGCTTAATTTAGCTCCAGGTTGCTTGGCAGTAGGTTTGTGGATGTCGATTAGGCTtcaggtttgttgttttttgagcTTTTTCGTTTCAACCTGAATTGTCGTcgtcttctcttttttttttttttttttttttttctaactcaGTTTTGTCTGTTGGTTTCCTTTGCAGTGGCCTCGGTGTATATGGTGGCTCATtgaggagaaagggaggagTCCCAGCAGCTGTTGGTTGGTGGGCAGCATCCGTGGTTGCCACGGTAACTGGCGACCATGCCAGGGGGTCGCAGGGGtcccagcagacagcagctaaGTCGCTCTGCTCTGCCGTCCCTGCAGACTCTGGTAGGAGGCAACCTCGGCAATGGTACAGGCCTCAGGAacaggtaaacaaacacacacacacacacactggattgTATTATGTATCATGGACAAACTGTACAGATGTAGTGCTATCTATTAGAGCTTAATGACATATGCTAATTTgatcataaatacatttttttaccCATCATCCTgacttgaaatgtttttacCTACTAATCCACAATTTCAAAGTGTGTAGACCTGCCCCTATTTACACTGTAGATGTTATCTATCATGTGACAGTAAGAATCTTTGTCCTCTAGTCAGATGGAAATTATTTCAAAAAGTATTGAGACATACATCAAAAACATGCTGCAGCATTGTCAGCCTTCACTCATCATTTCTTTGCATTATGCATGCCAGTAGGAGTTTTTTCCCTTAACTTAGTCTGAACTTATCTTAGATGTTAAACTAACGGTTAGTAATTCTAACTAGAGCTTGTTGAAGGCCATCAAAAGAAAATTTTATCAGCGatatttttgataattgattaatggtttcagtcatttttcaagcaaaaatgccaaaacttgTCAAGTGTGAGGATTTATTGTTTTCCagttatatcattgtaaactaaatatcttaaggttttggactgtgagtcagacaaaatgaaaatcatCTCAAGTTGCAGCCTTTATTCTAACATCTCCCCTTGCAAAACACCTCTTATGAAAAACATAACATGGATTACAAATATGGGCACAAACTAAAGACTTGTTCAGCATTATTTCATATctgtttatatgtatatttacacTGCATAAGACAGCAGATCttgaacaaataaatacaaacaagaATATTATGATGATACTTTGATATCTTCTTAGAGCTTGCAGTATACAAGTGATATGAGCAATATAGATATTTCACTGGTAAATTGTAAGTTGTTTTTCTCCCTTTAAAGCTTTACACGCTCTTATAATCAGGTTTGAGTTCTgtataaatgatataaaatatttaaactatGAATAAAGTGTAATTTAACTAATAACTTGTCCCACACCACTTGCAATAGGTGTGATGAGACACAAACATTGTTTATGCGTCTGAGTGTTTGTAtatatctttgtgtgtgtgtgtcgcctTTCAGGAGCAGTAACTCAGTGGGTCTGTCCGCCCCGCCTCTCTCGGCCCTCATTACTCCGGAGCCGGTCCGTCACTCAAGGATCCCTGAGCTGCCGTTGGACAGCAGCCTGCTGTTTGAGTTCCTGCTCTTTCTTTATTTGCTGGTGGCCTTGTTTGTCCAGTACATAAACATCTACAGGACGGTCTGGTGGTACCCATACAGCCACCCTGCTGCCTCTACCTCGCTTGTAAGaacacacttaacacacacCACTAGATCTGTTGTGAAGACTCGGTAATCGTCGCTTCTTCTTTCTTAACTTATAAAGTCTGATTCCCAACCCTAAATTTGTACACTTGATATAAGAAAACAGGGCTCATCTTTTTACTAAAGATTGTATCTGGAGTATAAAAACTCTATAGCTTAACTCTTTATTGtttcttatttgtttgtttgtttcactttgAGTTACTGATGAGTAATTTAtagattgtttttcttttcactttcatttttgtctttactttCTATTACTGGAACtgaacacctttttttttttttttttttaccgtaaACTGCATCAAACAGCACCTTTTTTGCAACACGAAACACAAACAGCCTTGAGATTTGAGGTGAAATAAATCTGAGTTAAATCCAACctccatttttaaaatctgggtatttttttaaaatgaaaatgtcaaatgcCAAAAAGGATAAACCTTACCTTGAAATATGTTTTGGCAAAAGTAACAGGTTGTGCaggtttttggtgtttttatgatGATCTCTTGAAATTTTGAAAACAGAGACATTCATTCAGCCAATGCATAAACAAATGTTCATTTATCTATTTGGAGTTCATAACATGATAGATATTTTATTTGGCATGTTCAGTTCTCACTTCatgctgaaatattaaaatgtcttcatgGAAAACTAATGATaccctttttctcctctttatgTGGGTTAATCTACTGTGTCCCTGCAGAACTTTCATCTAATGGACTACCACCTGGCTATCTTTATCACAGTCATGTTGGCCAGGAGGCTCGTTTGGACTATAGTTTCAGAGGTAAATGAACCGGAACATTTGTTATAtagtggaattttttttttcctgagagTTTTTAGCACATTTAGCTCAATGAGAATCAATTCCAACTGTGAGTTATTCTGTCTTCTGTCTCGTCCAGGTGTCTCAGAGCAGCGGGAGATCGCTGGTCCGCTATGTGGTTCTAATCGCAGCAAGACTGAGCCTGCTCACCATGTGTGGCTGGGTGCTCTGCTGGACGTTGGTCAACCTCTGCAAGAACCACTCTGTACTCAACCTCCTGTTCCTGGGATACCCGTGAGTCTTTCATACCCCCCCACCTTCATGCTCTAAAGGAATAAAGCAAACTAGTTCATACAAATTGTCATCTGGCCACATCTTCAGGCAAAAGTCTTCTTTATCTGTTCTGAATGGCTAAAGTTGAAGATGGTGGAAAATGCCTGCTGTCAAGAGAGAGGGTCACGCTGCAATGAATCAAACAAATGGGGATAACAGCTGACACTTTCACACAGACTCTCAaaggcattcatagtgttgcacttaGTTGTACTCACAAAAAAAGTGAAGTAGCATGTGAAGAGAGTCCAAAGTTCAAACTCTGTTTCCTTTCTCACCTCTACGCACTTTACCAATCGCTGTGTGAAGTGGGCGTGAATATTGGATTGTCGGTTTTAAAGGtgtgaaccaaagtggtggctgctttacatttaatttgtcaccttacACTGTGtgcaaaacaatattttgatgcACAATAACCGCATTGAGACAATACTCTGAGTATTAGAATTGTCAGATGAAATCCTTACCCAGGCCATCTTTGTTGAATTTAAAGCAGAACTGGAGCAAGCAAAACATGATCAGTAAAGGTAGATGATTTACTCACATGCTTTTTAGCTGCTGTGGcactaaaatgaataaaatgtgtattttagtCTAATTTCTTTGTGTATCTACTATTTGCATGTGCTGacaaaggaaatgaaaggaaTGAATCTTATGCAAAGCATTGCCTCCACACCCAAACCAAGGCATTGTACCTTTAggccaccacacacacaccacaccatCTCTCTAGACATTAACCTGATATTCAAATAAGTGATGCAGGTAGCTGGAAAGTGGTTATAGTAAGCACGTTTTTGTGCTTATGGAAGTGGTTCTGTATCCACAGTCCCTTGATTTGTCTCACCATTTTAAATACGCATGATGCTTTCACATCATACAACTAATTTTCATCCTGCCATCATTTGAAACTCAAACTCTTGATGCTCTCCCCTCACTCaccaccctccctccatcctaGATTTGGCGTGTACGTCCCGCTCTGCTGTTTCCACCAGGAAGGGGGGAAGAGCCAAACGGCACCGGCTGACTGCGATTACCCAGCCGACCACCAGCAGACCGATCTAACAGAGACCCCGTTCTTTCGACCACGTGACTTCCTCTTCCTGTTAAGAGAGAATCTCAGAGAGCAGTTTTCCAGTGCCCCGCACATGCCCACCCACACCTgcccacctcacacacacactcacacaccagagCTGATACGAGCggaggtggaggagctgaagagcGACTTCAATCGACGCATCAAGGAAGTGCTGTTTAACTCACTGTTCAGTGCTTACTACGTAGCCTTCTTGCCTCTCTGCTTCGTAAAGGTTGGTATTGGTCTCTCCATTTGCGTTTAGGGTtgcaatgattattttcattattgatttcgattaactgattagtcttttggtctataaaatgtcagaagatggtgaaaaatgttaatcagtgtttcccaaagccccaGGTGACGTCcccaaatgttttgttttgtcctgaccaacagtccaaaccagaaaatattcacatttgagaaggtggaattatcagaatagttggcaATTGATTTAATAGTTTGGCAagtaatcgactaatcattgcagctctatttgcattttttcttagTGATTTCAGTGTTGATGTGCAGCTCAAGATGGGGCGGCATGAAAACCATTAACTCAGAGGACATTGTTTATTCATCTTAACACCCCTGAAAACATGGCTTAAAATTTAGGTGTATTCGATGATGAGACGCTAAAAACTTTACCATGTCAACTTAACAgtgggtacatctcaagtctcttatttaatatttctttgATCCTTGCTTGAACCGGAAGTTGTTCTGGTCCGCCATTTTGAAGGCCGTCTCAAAGcttttatttctgctctgaggagcgagGATGATCTCTTAGGAGCCGTGAATGAGGATACACGAGAGCATCCTtcacggaagtcttttaccagctggcacgcccccttattggaaaTCAATTATTGATTGGGCGCTATAGCTGAtcggactgatctgatacataacatcactgagtggagacagattacagattaaactcaagTGTATTACTCcctatattttatttgttttctgattcaccatctaataaaaaatctgtgttaattgttggtctgatcaacaaaagaaccataaaaagctttattaatttattagaaagatttttctttttgtgatctgttatttcccccattaACTCTTATTATGGAtaacattaaagtaaaagtaaacatattctgggttattaaatgctgaattcacaatcagaatatcaataaatatagatgcaagtaatgaataaataatataaacacattctgcCAATAGAAACGTTCATGTCATgactgagcaggacacagtataaatacagaatacaggtttttattcatgtgcagatgTTTGTCAAGCAGGTAACAggctacagagagaaaacacagctgctctggcagtgataactgtgcacctttattagtattagcacagCGCACATGTGTGCAGAGTGCAGACGCAAACTCCATCTAAAGTCTCTACAGCTGTTAATGCCAACTGACaactgatccagctgtgatcagctgccgctgtcatcagaaacggacatcacttcacatgacgcttcagaggaaatgacgtctcatttctctaaaaacacatttcctctttccttGCATCTCTCCATGCATACACGGTgggagagacgcaaggaaaagaaGCAAGTGAGGGAAAATGTGGATGCAATTGAGAGACTTGAAATGTACCCGGGGTgataatgtcagtgttgtggtcACAGCGTGTTTTtgctgccccctagtggccaaaaatgttattcaacaaagttattgcaggtttaagtatTTCTCCATAACGTGAAATACTCATGACTAAATATGCAACAACCAAAGTGAAATTTAGGGAAATAACATTGTTAGGTACTATTTAGTTAGAGAACACTGAAAAGTCCGCTAATCTGGTTCATCTGGTCTGATTAGATCGATAATAGCCTggcaacataagcaaacaacccCACAGCTGTCAtcagatttgatttaaatgttgcTAATATCCTCATTGTTGCACAGAAACGCGTGACATCATCTTTTTCCAGCAGTGTGCCACCCATTTGTGAGAAgagaacagacaaacaaaagttaCAGAAAACGTTTCGTACGAAATAACAAAAACTGTTCCAACTTTGgcaaaaacattgtgttttcatgcaggactcCATCACTCACAGTAAGAAACGATtgagaaaataggttttcagggcctttaaggCAAATTTAACTTTCCTTGTCACTTGATTTTCACAGAGTACCCAGTACTATGACATGCGCTGGTCATGTGAGCATCTGATCATGGTGTGGATCAATGCGTTCGTGATGCTGATGAGCCAGCTGCTGCCCCCCAGCTACTGTGACCTGCTCCATCGCTCGGCAGCTCACCTGGGCCGCTGGCAGAAACTGGAGCACGGCTCATACAGCAACGCACCACAGCATGTGTGAGTGGCCCTTGTGCACACATCAATACACATGCAGAGGTTTAAAAATGACTCTCTTAATGGTTTTATGTGTAACTGTTGTGTCGATGCTTTTTGTAGGTGGTCAGAAAGTACCATTTGGCCTCAGGGGGTGTTGGTACGACACAGTCGATGTCTGTATAAGGCAGTTGGACCCTATAATGTCGCACTGCCCTCTGATGTTTCGCATGCAAGGTTTTATGTGAGTATCTGTACATTATATCATAGTGACAGTAAATAATTCATTTAGAGTTGAACAAAATAGTTGGACACCTTTTTATATTATGATACAATCCAGTACAGCAAAACCACAAACAACACAACCATAAAGTTCTTGCAGCATATTATAgtggaaaaaaagcagagaTCAAGCAGCACTGCCAGTCAAACATCAGGCTGAGGATAGTTTGATAATCACCAGACACATGTTTCACTCAATACAGGCAGCATCAAGTTGAAGTTGAAATTTATGATTTGACCAGTCGGTCGTCATGTGAGTATGTCCGTGTTGATGGCATCAGTGACTTTAATCGGAGATTTAATTACAgaagaggacagacagagattaGAGTGTGCACATCCCAAAGACTTTTACAAGTGCTGgatcaaaaaaaacaaactgaaggcAGAAGTCAAGACAAAATATATGCAAACTGTACTGATagctaaaaaataaatcaaatcaaataaaggtTTCTGTGTTAAAGAAGAGCACAAAGCCAcagctctgcctctctgtctgctccTTCATAACAGCCTGTGCTTGAATCCACCATGTTTCACACATCCTGAATACAGGGGCTGAATGTAAATCTGTATAAACCTGtattatgttatattgtaattttttgtcAACTCCATGTAtatcaaatgttttcatctttgaCTTTCTATATGCTCTGTAATACTTTCTACTTTTCTGAtcttctcttcctgtctttttgtGTTCCAGTTCCTGTTCCACAAGCCATTGCGGATCCTGAACCTGCTGATCTGGATCGAGTCCAGTG carries:
- the tmem39a gene encoding transmembrane protein 39A translates to MPGGRRGPSRQQLSRSALPSLQTLVGGNLGNGTGLRNRSSNSVGLSAPPLSALITPEPVRHSRIPELPLDSSLLFEFLLFLYLLVALFVQYINIYRTVWWYPYSHPAASTSLNFHLMDYHLAIFITVMLARRLVWTIVSEVSQSSGRSLVRYVVLIAARLSLLTMCGWVLCWTLVNLCKNHSVLNLLFLGYPFGVYVPLCCFHQEGGKSQTAPADCDYPADHQQTDLTETPFFRPRDFLFLLRENLREQFSSAPHMPTHTCPPHTHTHTPELIRAEVEELKSDFNRRIKEVLFNSLFSAYYVAFLPLCFVKSTQYYDMRWSCEHLIMVWINAFVMLMSQLLPPSYCDLLHRSAAHLGRWQKLEHGSYSNAPQHVWSESTIWPQGVLVRHSRCLYKAVGPYNVALPSDVSHARFYFLFHKPLRILNLLIWIESSVVLYQLYSLLRSERWNHTLSLGLILFCNYYVLFKLLRDRIVLGKAYSYPVSSNSLGLKSQ